One region of Qipengyuania sp. SS22 genomic DNA includes:
- the thiE gene encoding thiamine phosphate synthase produces MTDCQLYLISPLDVSGDFPQRLERAITAGPGVVTAFQFRVKGLDQHEAARLAEPLQAICAAHDVAFIVNDDVALAKRLGADGVHLGQGDGEPRDAREELGREAQIGVTCQASKHFAMEAGEAGADYVAFGSFFDSTTKASEHRAELEILEWWSNLFEIPCVAIGGITPANCRPLVEAGADFLAVSGAVWNGDEVAAVKAFSEQIVAA; encoded by the coding sequence ATGACCGATTGCCAATTGTATCTTATCTCGCCGCTCGACGTGTCGGGCGACTTTCCCCAGCGGCTCGAGCGCGCGATCACGGCGGGGCCCGGGGTCGTTACCGCCTTCCAGTTCCGCGTTAAGGGGCTCGACCAACATGAGGCGGCGCGTTTGGCCGAGCCGCTGCAGGCGATCTGCGCGGCGCATGACGTCGCTTTCATCGTCAATGACGATGTTGCGCTGGCGAAGCGGCTTGGTGCCGATGGCGTGCATCTGGGGCAGGGCGATGGCGAACCGCGCGATGCCCGCGAGGAACTGGGCCGCGAGGCGCAGATCGGCGTGACTTGCCAGGCGTCGAAGCATTTCGCGATGGAAGCGGGCGAAGCCGGCGCGGATTACGTCGCTTTCGGTTCGTTTTTCGACAGCACGACTAAGGCGAGCGAACACCGGGCCGAGCTGGAAATCCTCGAATGGTGGAGCAATCTGTTCGAGATCCCCTGCGTCGCGATCGGCGGGATCACGCCCGCCAACTGCCGGCCGCTGGTCGAGGCCGGGGCCGATTTCCTTGCCGTGTCCGGGGCTGTCTGGAACGGCGATGAAGTGGCTGCGGTGAAAGCCTTTTCGGAGCAAATCGTCGCGGCGTGA
- a CDS encoding L,D-transpeptidase family protein, which translates to MRTLILAAVSSLALAACSTQGAEDEQDADSVASAESGEDHGYETYGADNHADTMASNDDASGDQAQTTDIPDPEDRPIMQAQVVLDRVGFGPGVIDGKMGMSTENALRGFQEANDLTVTGKLDEATKGALSEWDRIPATRVVSIPAGWGETSYTDMPEDVAEKAKLERLGYTSLDERLAERFHTTVEVLEQLNPGGKPAGMGGTESTNSRSASASTTPTASPTPRASGTGSSSDAPTAGLFAAGQLIRVPNIGADRIAPRSVEDSDWQRTLASLGVGSEQPSVDRIVVSKAGKTLKAYQGEKLVALFTVSSGSSEFPLPLGEWDIVGEAYNPPYSYDPEVLGNGDGETYTLAPGPNSPVGIVWIDLSKEHYGIHGTPDPETIGRAQSSGCVRLTNWDAARLAGMVSQSTQVLFEA; encoded by the coding sequence ATGCGCACCCTTATCCTCGCCGCCGTTTCCTCGCTCGCACTAGCTGCCTGCAGCACGCAGGGGGCCGAAGACGAGCAGGACGCCGATAGCGTCGCCAGCGCCGAGAGCGGGGAAGACCACGGCTACGAGACCTATGGTGCGGACAATCACGCCGATACGATGGCATCGAACGACGACGCATCGGGCGACCAGGCGCAAACGACCGACATTCCTGATCCCGAAGACCGACCGATCATGCAGGCGCAGGTGGTGCTCGATCGCGTGGGCTTTGGTCCCGGCGTGATCGATGGCAAAATGGGTATGAGCACCGAAAACGCGCTGCGCGGGTTCCAGGAAGCGAATGACCTCACCGTCACCGGGAAGCTCGACGAAGCGACCAAGGGCGCGCTTTCCGAATGGGACCGCATCCCCGCCACGCGAGTGGTGTCGATCCCGGCAGGCTGGGGCGAGACAAGCTATACCGATATGCCCGAGGATGTCGCGGAGAAGGCCAAGTTGGAGCGGCTCGGCTATACCTCGCTCGACGAGCGGCTGGCGGAACGTTTCCATACGACGGTGGAGGTGCTCGAACAGCTCAATCCCGGCGGCAAGCCTGCGGGGATGGGCGGGACCGAGTCCACGAATTCGCGCAGTGCGAGCGCCAGTACCACTCCCACCGCATCGCCCACGCCGCGCGCTAGCGGGACCGGCTCATCCAGTGACGCGCCTACCGCAGGTCTTTTCGCCGCGGGCCAGCTGATCCGCGTGCCCAATATCGGCGCCGACCGGATCGCGCCGCGCTCGGTCGAGGATAGTGACTGGCAGCGCACGCTCGCCTCGCTCGGTGTCGGATCGGAACAGCCATCGGTCGACCGCATCGTTGTCAGCAAGGCGGGCAAGACGCTCAAAGCCTATCAGGGCGAAAAACTGGTCGCGCTGTTCACCGTCAGCTCGGGGTCGAGCGAATTCCCGCTCCCGCTGGGCGAATGGGACATCGTCGGCGAAGCGTACAACCCGCCCTACAGCTACGATCCCGAAGTGCTCGGCAATGGAGACGGCGAAACCTATACGCTGGCACCGGGGCCGAATTCGCCGGTCGGAATCGTCTGGATCGATCTCAGCAAGGAACATTACGGCATCCATGGCACCCCCGACCCGGAAACCATCGGGCGCGCGCAGAGCAGCGGCTGCGTCCGGCTGACCAATTGGGACGCGGCGCGCCTTGCCGGGATGGTGTCGCAATCGACACAGGTGCTTTTCGAAGCCTGA
- a CDS encoding M23 family metallopeptidase has protein sequence MNIVDRILTIVITATITSAIWIVAGGSLIENATSTGQREATRPAEAAPSPSPSASDASSDGTGTDSEVLAVGALDAQLAAAPSAAQSRQLLIPVQNIRPADLTDTYSDSRGGGTRLHEALDIMAPKGTSVLSSAPGTIEKLFRSKAGGNTIYVRSTDGETIYYYAHLDAYAEGLREGQRVRRGQRLGTVGSSGNASAEAPHLHFAILQTTADAEWWEPANAVNPYPLFNPD, from the coding sequence ATGAACATCGTCGACCGCATCCTGACCATTGTCATCACGGCCACCATCACCAGCGCAATCTGGATCGTTGCGGGTGGAAGTCTGATCGAGAATGCGACCAGCACCGGCCAGCGTGAAGCGACGCGGCCCGCAGAAGCCGCGCCGAGCCCAAGCCCGAGCGCAAGCGACGCGTCATCGGATGGCACGGGTACGGATAGTGAAGTGCTGGCGGTCGGCGCGCTCGATGCGCAATTGGCGGCGGCGCCCAGCGCGGCGCAATCGCGGCAATTGCTGATCCCGGTGCAGAATATCCGCCCCGCCGATCTCACCGATACCTATAGTGATTCGCGCGGCGGCGGTACGCGCCTGCACGAAGCGCTCGACATCATGGCACCAAAGGGCACCAGCGTGCTGTCGTCCGCGCCCGGCACGATCGAGAAGCTGTTCCGCTCGAAAGCCGGGGGGAATACGATCTACGTCCGCTCGACCGATGGCGAGACGATCTATTACTACGCCCATCTCGATGCCTATGCCGAGGGATTGCGCGAAGGCCAGCGCGTACGCCGCGGTCAGCGGCTGGGCACGGTGGGAAGTTCGGGCAATGCCTCTGCCGAGGCCCCGCACCTGCATTTCGCAATCCTGCAGACGACTGCGGATGCCGAATGGTGGGAGCCCGCCAATGCGGTCAATCCCTATCCTTTGTTCAACCCCGACTAG
- a CDS encoding elongation factor P — MKQLTKLTLLAALACLAHGPAMAQGRLLLLDQGEYVCALPGDASGAAWVEQEGRDFAITGGSSYRTVRGAGTYLMEGKKITFTRGPMRGTKMMRLGSGLLQEVGRDGKLGRLRCHRVGPIQD; from the coding sequence ATGAAACAGCTTACCAAACTCACCCTGCTCGCCGCGCTGGCGTGCCTCGCCCACGGACCTGCCATGGCGCAGGGACGGCTGTTGCTGCTCGACCAGGGCGAATATGTCTGCGCATTGCCCGGCGATGCGAGCGGCGCTGCGTGGGTCGAACAGGAGGGCCGCGATTTCGCGATCACCGGCGGGTCGAGCTATCGTACCGTGCGCGGTGCCGGCACCTATCTGATGGAAGGCAAGAAGATCACCTTCACCCGCGGCCCGATGCGCGGCACCAAGATGATGCGGCTCGGCTCAGGCCTGCTGCAAGAAGTCGGCCGTGACGGCAAGCTGGGCCGCCTGCGCTGCCACCGCGTCGGCCCGATTCAGGACTGA
- the efp gene encoding elongation factor P — protein sequence MKISGVDIRPGNIIEYETGIWKVAKIQHTQPGKGGAYMQVEMKNLQDGRKTNVRFRSADTVEKVRLDTAEYQFLYEDGDMLVFMDQSTYEQITLPSDLLGDARAFLQDGMQVKLELWEEKPISVELPAQIEAEIVEADAVVKGQTASSSYKPAVLDNGVRIMVPPHIESGTRIIVDVYEQSYVGKA from the coding sequence ATGAAGATCAGCGGCGTGGACATTCGTCCGGGCAACATCATCGAATACGAAACCGGCATCTGGAAAGTCGCCAAGATCCAGCACACGCAGCCGGGCAAGGGCGGCGCGTATATGCAGGTCGAAATGAAGAACCTGCAGGACGGCCGCAAGACCAATGTCCGCTTCCGCAGCGCGGACACGGTCGAAAAGGTGCGCCTCGATACGGCCGAGTATCAATTCCTTTACGAGGATGGCGACATGCTCGTGTTCATGGACCAGAGCACCTATGAACAGATCACCCTGCCGAGCGACCTGCTCGGTGACGCACGCGCCTTCCTGCAGGACGGTATGCAGGTGAAGCTCGAGCTGTGGGAAGAAAAGCCCATCTCGGTCGAACTGCCCGCCCAGATCGAAGCCGAAATCGTCGAGGCCGATGCGGTAGTGAAGGGGCAGACCGCCTCGTCCAGCTACAAGCCCGCCGTGCTCGACAATGGCGTGCGCATCATGGTCCCGCCGCATATCGAAAGCGGCACGCGGATCATCGTCGATGTCTACGAACAGTCCTACGTCGGCAAGGCGTAA
- a CDS encoding inositol monophosphatase family protein, with product MAVLSGVIRVMEKAARKAGGRLRRDFGEVEHLQVSRKGPADFVSKADRIAERTIYDELLAARPDWGFVMEEAGIIEGDENKPRWIVDPLDGTSNFLHGIPHFAISIAVQEPKLGGGGWDDVSAAVIYNPVTDETFWAEKSRGAWLHDGRLRVSARRGLSEALIATGIPFQGHGNFTEWSKIFAAIGPQVAGIRRYGAASLDLAWLAAGRFDGFWESDLNDWDTAAGCLIVREAGGFVSDFRGRSQPIHAKQVLAANDTLHSKLHKLLANALKA from the coding sequence ATGGCCGTTTTATCGGGTGTCATCCGCGTAATGGAGAAGGCCGCGCGCAAGGCGGGCGGCCGTCTGCGGCGCGATTTCGGCGAGGTCGAGCACCTCCAGGTCAGCCGCAAGGGGCCGGCCGATTTCGTCTCCAAGGCCGACCGTATCGCCGAACGCACGATCTATGACGAACTGCTAGCCGCACGGCCCGATTGGGGCTTCGTGATGGAAGAGGCAGGCATCATCGAAGGCGACGAGAACAAGCCGCGCTGGATCGTCGATCCGCTCGACGGCACCAGCAACTTCCTCCACGGCATCCCGCATTTCGCGATCAGCATCGCGGTGCAGGAACCCAAGCTTGGCGGCGGGGGCTGGGACGATGTCAGCGCTGCGGTGATCTACAACCCGGTCACCGACGAGACTTTCTGGGCCGAGAAAAGTCGCGGGGCTTGGCTGCATGACGGACGCCTGCGCGTGTCCGCGCGCCGCGGCCTGTCCGAAGCGCTGATCGCCACCGGCATTCCTTTCCAGGGCCATGGCAATTTCACCGAATGGTCGAAGATATTCGCGGCCATCGGTCCGCAGGTCGCGGGGATTCGCCGGTACGGCGCCGCCTCGCTCGATCTCGCGTGGCTGGCTGCGGGCCGGTTCGACGGCTTTTGGGAAAGCGATCTCAACGATTGGGACACCGCCGCCGGCTGCCTGATCGTGCGCGAAGCGGGCGGGTTCGTCTCCGATTTCCGCGGCCGTTCGCAGCCCATTCATGCGAAGCAGGTCCTCGCTGCCAATGATACGCTGCATTCGAAATTGCACAAATTGCTGGCGAATGCGCTGAAGGCTTGA
- a CDS encoding SLC13 family permease — MGITIAMFIAFARGRMSVEIISLMTIAVIAVGLYFFPLPDTQPTDGLSLAFSGFGHYALITICALMIMGRGLVVTGALDPAARFLERLFKINLQLGLLFSLVVTFLLSMGVNNTPVLVLLMPIFVHLAMRGAMAASKTLIPLNAASLMGGMATTIGTSTNILVVSIAVDLGMPEMGVFHFTPIVLVASLVALPFVWIVMPRLLGDNRIEAVHAQRLFETRLRVTENSILNGRELSDLGSRLPSGIEFHEVPVGLLRPQHRLRMTGTHEAIEEAMATLRGDAAPSWVIDRIRRRSGETGTDIAVGEMIVTADSRLIGRTLPSSGIADLYGVAVIGTHRPERLVGEKEQFSEGGDLRFAEGDVLLVMGLPDDMQHFARADSLLQLEGMRELPRRSKATLSAVIMGGSIALASVGLIPIAIASLAGAILMFVTGCVKFDRVGRGLSGSVIVLVAASIALGRIILDSGAADWIGTVMAVGLDYLSPAAALAAIMLAMTFLTNFASNATAATVGTPIAFAIASKLDLPPEPLVLAVLFGCNLCYATPIAYQTNMLIMAEGSYEFKDYVRTGVPLVLIMVTMLSLALVVTYGL; from the coding sequence ATGGGCATTACCATCGCGATGTTTATTGCCTTCGCCCGTGGGCGCATGTCGGTCGAGATCATCTCGCTGATGACGATTGCCGTGATTGCGGTTGGACTGTATTTCTTCCCGCTCCCGGACACCCAGCCGACCGACGGGCTGAGCCTCGCCTTCTCAGGTTTCGGTCATTACGCGCTGATCACCATCTGCGCGCTCATGATCATGGGGCGGGGGCTGGTGGTTACCGGCGCGCTCGATCCCGCAGCGCGGTTCCTGGAGCGCTTGTTCAAGATCAACCTCCAGCTCGGGCTGCTGTTCTCGCTGGTGGTTACCTTCCTCCTGTCGATGGGGGTCAACAACACGCCGGTGCTGGTGCTGCTGATGCCGATTTTCGTGCATCTCGCGATGCGCGGCGCAATGGCGGCCTCCAAAACGCTGATCCCGCTCAACGCCGCTTCGCTGATGGGCGGCATGGCGACCACCATAGGCACCTCGACCAATATCCTCGTGGTTTCGATCGCGGTGGACTTGGGGATGCCCGAGATGGGCGTCTTCCACTTCACCCCAATCGTGCTGGTCGCATCGCTGGTCGCGCTGCCGTTTGTCTGGATCGTCATGCCACGTCTGCTCGGCGACAACCGCATTGAGGCGGTCCACGCCCAGCGGCTGTTCGAGACGCGGCTGCGCGTCACCGAAAATTCGATCCTTAACGGGCGCGAGCTGTCGGACCTGGGATCGCGCCTGCCGTCGGGGATCGAGTTCCACGAGGTGCCCGTGGGCCTGCTGCGCCCGCAGCACCGCCTGCGCATGACCGGCACGCATGAAGCGATCGAGGAAGCCATGGCGACCTTGCGCGGCGATGCGGCGCCCAGCTGGGTGATCGACCGAATCCGTCGCCGCTCGGGTGAGACCGGCACCGACATCGCGGTCGGCGAGATGATCGTGACGGCGGATTCGCGCCTGATCGGGCGGACGCTGCCCAGTTCGGGCATTGCCGATCTCTATGGCGTCGCGGTGATCGGGACGCATCGCCCCGAACGGCTCGTGGGCGAGAAGGAACAGTTTTCCGAAGGCGGCGACCTGCGCTTCGCCGAAGGCGATGTGCTGCTGGTGATGGGCCTGCCCGACGACATGCAGCATTTCGCCCGCGCCGACAGCCTGTTGCAGCTCGAAGGCATGCGCGAACTGCCGCGCCGGTCGAAGGCCACGCTGTCCGCTGTGATCATGGGTGGCTCGATTGCGCTCGCTTCGGTCGGGCTGATTCCGATCGCGATTGCCTCGCTCGCGGGCGCCATCCTGATGTTCGTGACCGGCTGCGTGAAGTTCGACCGGGTCGGCCGCGGGCTCTCGGGCAGCGTCATCGTGCTGGTCGCAGCCAGCATCGCGCTTGGCCGGATCATCCTCGACAGCGGCGCGGCCGACTGGATCGGGACGGTGATGGCAGTGGGGCTGGACTATCTCTCCCCCGCTGCCGCGCTGGCGGCGATCATGCTGGCGATGACCTTCCTCACCAATTTCGCGTCCAATGCCACCGCCGCCACCGTCGGCACACCGATTGCCTTCGCCATCGCCAGCAAGCTGGACCTGCCGCCCGAACCGCTGGTGCTCGCCGTGCTGTTCGGCTGCAACCTGTGTTACGCGACCCCCATCGCCTACCAGACCAACATGCTGATCATGGCCGAGGGGTCGTACGAGTTCAAAGACTACGTCCGGACCGGGGTCCCGCTGGTGCTGATCATGGTCACCATGCTCTCGCTCGCGCTGGTGGTAACCTACGGGCTGTAG
- a CDS encoding amidohydrolase produces the protein MSKFVPTSLAALAMVLAAPAQANDLRSDLAEDMPGLMELYRDLHANPELSFEEHETAAKLAKRMRDLGFEVTEGVGRTGVVSVMANGEGPTVLLRADMDGLPVVEQTGLPYASKVTATPASGVTTGVMHACGHDTHMAGFIGAAQLLVEHKDTWQGTLVMVLQPAEEIGLGALAMIEDGLYTRFPKPDYALAFHDAAAPAPAGTIGYTPGYALANVDSVDITVKGVGGHGAYPHTTRDPIVLASAIVMKLQTVVSRNSSPLDPAVITVGSFHSGAKHNIISDEAKLQLTVRSYSDESRQLLLDGIRRVARGEAITAGLSEELMPTVTVEDPYTPSTFNDPDFSESIATGFKQRFGENRVMQWPAVMGGEDFSQFRRAAPEDIKSMIFWISGTPQPMLDALKNDGTSLPSLHSPFWAPDAEKVIATGAEALASSAIDLMPRTGS, from the coding sequence ATGTCCAAATTCGTTCCAACCAGCCTTGCCGCACTCGCAATGGTGCTGGCTGCGCCTGCTCAGGCCAATGATCTGCGCAGCGATCTGGCCGAAGACATGCCAGGCCTCATGGAGCTCTACCGCGATCTCCATGCGAACCCCGAACTGAGTTTCGAAGAGCATGAGACCGCAGCCAAGCTGGCCAAGCGAATGCGCGATCTGGGCTTTGAAGTGACCGAAGGGGTCGGCCGGACCGGGGTTGTTTCGGTGATGGCCAATGGCGAAGGACCAACCGTTCTGCTGCGCGCGGACATGGACGGGCTGCCGGTGGTCGAACAGACCGGCCTGCCTTACGCGTCGAAAGTGACTGCTACCCCCGCCAGCGGGGTCACCACCGGGGTCATGCATGCCTGCGGGCACGATACGCACATGGCGGGCTTCATCGGTGCGGCGCAGCTGCTGGTCGAGCACAAAGACACATGGCAGGGCACGCTGGTCATGGTGCTGCAGCCGGCCGAAGAAATCGGCCTGGGTGCGCTCGCGATGATCGAGGACGGGCTCTACACCCGCTTCCCCAAGCCCGATTACGCGTTGGCGTTCCATGATGCCGCAGCGCCTGCGCCCGCAGGCACCATCGGCTATACGCCGGGCTATGCGCTGGCCAATGTCGACAGCGTCGATATCACGGTGAAAGGCGTCGGCGGCCATGGCGCCTATCCGCACACCACGCGCGATCCCATCGTCCTGGCGAGCGCGATCGTAATGAAGCTGCAGACCGTGGTCAGCCGCAATTCCTCACCGCTCGATCCGGCGGTGATCACCGTGGGCAGCTTCCATTCGGGCGCCAAGCACAACATCATCAGCGATGAAGCCAAACTGCAGCTCACTGTGCGCAGCTATTCGGACGAAAGCCGCCAGTTGCTGCTCGACGGGATCCGGCGCGTGGCGCGCGGCGAGGCGATCACCGCGGGCCTGTCCGAAGAACTGATGCCGACTGTGACGGTCGAGGATCCCTATACCCCCTCGACCTTCAACGATCCCGACTTCAGCGAGAGCATCGCTACCGGGTTCAAGCAGCGCTTCGGCGAGAACCGGGTGATGCAATGGCCAGCGGTTATGGGGGGCGAGGATTTCAGCCAGTTTCGCCGCGCTGCGCCCGAGGATATCAAGTCGATGATCTTCTGGATCAGCGGCACCCCGCAGCCGATGCTCGACGCGCTGAAGAACGACGGCACGTCGCTGCCTTCGCTTCATTCGCCCTTCTGGGCTCCCGATGCGGAAAAGGTGATTGCAACGGGGGCCGAGGCATTGGCCAGCAGTGCGATCGACCTGATGCCGCGCACCGGCAGCTAG
- a CDS encoding isocitrate lyase — MAYSDRISELNETIAANGAPWGAIDAESAARMVVQNRFRTGLDIARYTAKIMREDMDAYDSDPANYTQSLGTWHGFIAQQKMISIKKHFGNTKRRYLYLSGWMVAALRSEFGPLPDQSMHEKTSVANLIEELYTFLNQADARELGGLFRELDAAKEANDAVNTQRLIKEIDEHETHVVPIIADIDAGFGNAEATYLLAKKMIEAGACALQIENQVSDEKQCGHQDGKVTVPHEEFHQKIRAIRYAFLELGVPEGIIVARTDSLGAGLTKSIAYSTEPGDLGDRYNSFLDCDEVDAADIKNGQVFISRDGKLLAPKRLPSNLYQFRPGTGEDRCVLDCITALEAGADLLWIETEKPHVEQIAGMVDQVREVIPNAKLVYNNSPSFNWTLNFRQQVYDAWAEAGKDVSAFDRDRLMSIDYDGTELAAEADEKIRTFQADAAKRAGIFHHLITLPTYHTAALSTDNLAKEYFGEQAMLGYVKNVQREEIRQGIACVKHQNMAGSDMGDDHKDYFAGEAALKAGGKDNTMNQFAAA; from the coding sequence ATGGCCTATTCGGACCGGATCAGTGAACTGAACGAAACCATCGCCGCCAACGGCGCACCCTGGGGTGCCATCGATGCCGAAAGCGCTGCGCGCATGGTCGTCCAGAACCGGTTTCGCACCGGTCTTGATATCGCACGCTACACCGCGAAGATCATGCGCGAGGACATGGACGCCTACGACAGTGACCCAGCGAACTACACGCAATCGCTGGGCACGTGGCACGGCTTCATCGCGCAGCAGAAGATGATCTCGATCAAGAAGCATTTCGGCAATACCAAGCGCCGTTACCTCTACCTCTCGGGCTGGATGGTCGCCGCGCTGCGCAGCGAATTCGGTCCGCTGCCCGATCAGTCGATGCACGAGAAGACCAGCGTCGCCAACCTGATCGAGGAACTCTACACCTTCCTCAACCAGGCGGATGCCCGCGAACTGGGCGGCCTGTTCCGCGAACTGGACGCGGCGAAGGAAGCCAATGACGCGGTCAATACGCAGCGCCTGATAAAGGAAATCGACGAGCACGAAACGCATGTCGTTCCGATCATTGCCGACATCGATGCCGGCTTCGGCAATGCCGAAGCGACCTACCTGCTGGCCAAGAAGATGATCGAAGCCGGCGCCTGCGCGCTGCAGATCGAAAACCAGGTGTCGGACGAAAAGCAGTGCGGCCACCAGGATGGCAAGGTCACCGTGCCGCATGAGGAGTTCCACCAGAAGATCCGCGCGATCCGCTATGCCTTCCTTGAACTCGGCGTTCCCGAAGGCATCATCGTGGCCCGCACCGATAGCCTCGGCGCCGGCCTGACCAAGTCGATCGCCTATTCGACGGAACCCGGCGATCTGGGCGACCGATACAACAGCTTCCTCGACTGCGACGAAGTCGATGCAGCCGACATCAAGAACGGCCAGGTCTTCATCAGCCGCGACGGCAAGCTGCTGGCGCCCAAGCGCCTGCCCAGCAACCTTTACCAGTTCCGTCCGGGAACCGGCGAAGACCGCTGCGTGCTCGACTGCATCACCGCGCTGGAAGCGGGTGCCGACCTCTTGTGGATCGAGACCGAGAAGCCGCACGTCGAGCAGATTGCCGGCATGGTCGATCAGGTGCGCGAAGTGATCCCCAATGCCAAGCTGGTCTACAACAACTCGCCCAGCTTCAACTGGACGCTCAACTTCCGCCAGCAGGTCTATGACGCCTGGGCCGAAGCGGGCAAGGATGTCTCCGCCTTCGATCGCGACAGGCTGATGAGCATCGATTACGACGGCACCGAACTGGCCGCCGAAGCCGATGAGAAGATCCGCACCTTCCAGGCCGATGCCGCAAAGCGCGCCGGTATCTTCCATCACCTGATCACGCTGCCAACCTATCACACGGCTGCGCTCAGCACCGATAACCTCGCCAAGGAATATTTCGGCGAGCAGGCGATGCTCGGTTATGTCAAGAACGTGCAGCGCGAAGAAATCCGTCAGGGTATCGCTTGCGTGAAGCACCAGAACATGGCTGGCTCGGACATGGGCGACGACCACAAGGATTACTTTGCCGGAGAAGCGGCTCTCAAGGCCGGCGGCAAGGACAATACCATGAACCAGTTCGCTGCCGCCTAA
- a CDS encoding helix-turn-helix domain-containing protein, giving the protein MTDEALFAGPAIRRLRKREGLTQAATAARLDISPSYLNLIERNQRPVSARVMMQLVEQFDFDPRSLREDEAIGGIDGLARRFADERFADLGIDREEMQEFLALAPQAAAAFARLYDKVAPAGGASDDPLSASRREIERWRNHFADLDIAAEELADDMRLSRGDIGLALTERLRERHQLSVRILPRDVLPDSLRRLDLHARQVQLSEMLSIPSRNFQLALQLAQLEFADGIGAVAKGARFDDEVARALFARHLNGYVAAALLMPYGRFLRACEATGYDLPVLERRFGVSFEQLAHRLTTLQRVGQRGLPFFMVRLDRAGQFSKTFTGASTALFVESGASCPLWHAHRAFDRAGDLQVQFVALDNSGDRDGGWLTMARTVEGSGAPGEAQFVVAVGIEAVLAADLAQSRGISLRPDDAQPIGPGCARCHRAGCSQRSLPPAGRKLAFDTVRRGVTPFEFAPD; this is encoded by the coding sequence ATGACTGACGAGGCACTCTTTGCCGGACCGGCCATCCGCCGCTTGCGCAAGCGGGAGGGGCTGACCCAGGCGGCCACCGCCGCGCGGCTCGATATTTCGCCGAGCTATCTCAATCTGATCGAGCGCAACCAGCGGCCGGTCAGTGCGCGGGTGATGATGCAGTTGGTCGAACAGTTCGACTTCGATCCGCGTTCGCTGCGCGAAGACGAGGCGATCGGCGGGATCGACGGGCTGGCGAGGCGCTTTGCCGACGAACGCTTTGCCGACCTCGGGATCGATCGCGAGGAAATGCAGGAATTCCTCGCGCTGGCCCCGCAAGCAGCAGCGGCCTTTGCACGGCTCTACGACAAGGTGGCCCCGGCGGGTGGCGCGAGCGATGACCCACTCTCCGCCTCGCGGCGCGAAATCGAGCGATGGCGCAACCATTTTGCCGATCTCGACATTGCCGCGGAAGAACTGGCCGACGACATGCGCCTTTCGCGCGGCGACATCGGCCTCGCGCTGACCGAGCGCTTACGCGAGCGGCACCAGCTGTCGGTGCGGATCCTCCCACGCGATGTGCTGCCCGACAGCCTGCGCCGGCTCGACCTCCATGCGCGGCAGGTCCAGCTCTCAGAGATGCTCAGCATTCCTTCGCGCAACTTCCAGCTCGCGCTCCAACTTGCCCAGCTCGAATTCGCCGACGGGATCGGCGCGGTCGCCAAAGGGGCGCGGTTCGATGACGAGGTTGCGCGCGCATTGTTCGCCCGCCATCTGAATGGCTATGTCGCTGCGGCGCTACTGATGCCCTACGGCCGGTTCCTGCGCGCCTGCGAGGCCACCGGGTACGACCTTCCCGTGCTCGAACGCCGTTTCGGGGTCAGCTTCGAACAGCTCGCGCATCGGCTCACCACCCTCCAGCGTGTCGGTCAGCGCGGCCTGCCGTTCTTCATGGTCCGGCTCGACCGGGCGGGGCAGTTCTCGAAGACCTTTACCGGGGCGAGCACGGCACTGTTCGTCGAATCCGGTGCCAGTTGCCCGCTGTGGCACGCCCATCGCGCCTTCGACCGCGCAGGCGACCTGCAAGTGCAGTTCGTCGCGCTCGACAATTCGGGCGACCGTGACGGCGGGTGGCTGACCATGGCGCGAACGGTCGAAGGCAGTGGGGCCCCCGGAGAAGCCCAGTTCGTGGTGGCGGTGGGTATCGAAGCGGTCCTGGCTGCCGATCTCGCGCAATCGCGGGGCATATCGCTGCGGCCGGACGATGCCCAGCCGATCGGTCCCGGGTGTGCCAGGTGCCACCGTGCCGGGTGTAGCCAGCGTTCACTGCCCCCGGCAGGTCGCAAGCTTGCCTTCGATACGGTTCGCCGCGGCGTAACGCCGTTCGAATTCGCGCCCGATTAG